The Alosa sapidissima isolate fAloSap1 chromosome 17, fAloSap1.pri, whole genome shotgun sequence DNA segment TTGTAGTCATCTCTCAAGACATTGCcttgaaacaaacaaaagatgTATTGATTATAGATTATGGTTTATGTTATAACCCACGGCACACATCAACTTTGATCTACTGCAAACTTTGTTTAAATCTATAAAACTACCTGGGCAAACAGGCCACGCAGTGTGTTAAGCATTAGGGGGAGTTTGTCATTCAGAGTTAGTCATCAGTTAGACCCAACAGGGGAAAAGTTACGATGCCTAAAGATTATACGCACAAGCTTCCATGTATACTTCAAGCGCAGCGTCTCCTTCACTTGAGAAAACACCTACAATGATCGCATCATCTCCGTCTTTGACTAACTCTTGGACTTGTTTCAGAGACTGAATTTGCTTCGATGGAGGTCCTGCCTGGTCACTCATGTAGTCCACAATGCCTAAACAGACAGCACGCAAACCACAGATTATTCAACGACACAAATCACAAACACCACAAGAAGCAAAACATGACAGGTTTATGTGCagttatgtgcagtttatgtgCACAAAAATACTTACCAAAGTTCTCTCTTGGCCCATTGTATTCAAAAGGTTTGCCCTTTCTAAAAATTTTTAAGGTTGGATAACCAGACACGTCATATTTAGTGGCAAGTTCAGGTTCTACAGTGGCATCCACCTTGGCCAGAGGAATTGGTGGCGTGCGAGTGCTGAGCTCCTTGGCGGCCTTCTCATACTCAGGGGCTAGGCGTTTACAGTGGCCACACCTGGGGGCCAGAACAAACATGTGGCATGCTTACTTTTCTGCCGTACTGATTACAGAACATAATAGCGCTGAGACTTAAGGACAGATCCAAGTTCTTTACTAGCATACGTTTTATTTGTCAGGATTCTCACTCTAagtgaaatgtaaaattccatgacttttccctgacaaaaaaacctACATTTCCATGACCTACTTTATAATGAAGATACAAGATTTCAGAACAGTCGTGTAgcattcaagaatcttttacttttatagagcgagagatgaataaatgggtatTGAATgaacaaagttgggctaaccacaactactcaagcaagcagtaaagctaataaccagatataaaCCAATTCTGAatacaaaattccctgatattccatgacctTGCCCCCAAAATGAGAAAATTCCcggactttccatgtctggaatagactttccaaaattccatgatattccagaaactTTTTGGTACTAATACATGACCTGACATGAGGCTGTACACCACTACTACTGCACTGTAATAAACTCATGGCACAGTTTCAATAAACTCTTAGTGCAGCTCTTAGTTCCGTTGATTGCAAGTGCACTTGCACGCACAGAACTTACTGCAAGAACTTTGCTAAAGGAAAACGTCATAGGTGACCAAATCCTGGTGCTCACCATGGGGCGTAGAACTCCACCAGGATGATGTCGGCGTTGTTGACTACTTCATCGAAGTTGTCCTTCGTGAGGACCAGCGTAGCCTCCGGTGGCGGCTTCCAGTCTGGCTGTGCGACTTCTTTTACCCTCGCCACAATGGCTGCATTCAGAAACGAAAGTGATGTTACGATCGGGCACTGGCAGGGCACTGGCCATTATGAATGGATCAAAGTTTGCCAGCAAACTTTTaacaacacattacacacagagGTCGTCAACTGTTTGACTACGATCATAAACACTGATTGGGAAAGAGAGGTTCCATATACTGAAACAGATGTCATACCTTCCTGTGACCGATCTCCGTCATAATCCACAGTTTCCCCCTTcttcaaaattttgaatgtgGGATACCCTGAAACTTCAAATCTGCTTCCAAGAGAGCTCTCTTTGGTGGCATCGACTTTTGCAACTGGAATAGGTGGGTCATTTTCCTTCAGGGTCTGTGCAATTTTCTCATATTCAGAAACGAATTGCTTGCAGTGTCCACACCTGTCCACAAAAACGTATGGATCTCTGGTAAATCTTATAATAAATACATCGAGTAAACGGACTGTTACTTTAAGCCAAACAGTGCAGTCTTACCATGGAGCATAAAACTCGACCAGAACAGTGTCTTTGTCCGTTATGAAAGTGTCAAAATTACTATCTGTGAGAATCAGCACTCCGTTTTCATCTTTTACTTCCGTGCTATCTTCATCATCGTCATCGTCATCATCCCCATCATCGCCCTCTTCTCCAATGTCCTCTACTGAATCTGATGACACATGATTTAGCTTTTAACACTCATGACAGGAATAAGATGAAAGCGATCATGCACATAATGAGGAAGTCTGGTTTACCTTGTTTTCGTGACTAAACTAACGCCAAGTTACCAGCTACTTCAGAGCTGCATGCATAACGTTGAGCGACGCCTTCTTGTCACAAACGTGGCCCAGAATGAACCAGCCCATCATCAGTGTACCATCAGTGGTAAATTGTGGGAAATGTCTGCATACTGCCAACAGCGGTGAACAAACAGTATTGTGCTATAAAGGCTACTACTGCAGACAGCACATTTTTCTAGCTTGATGGTGCACTGCAAGTACATGCTGTCATGGAGTGGCAGcagcaactagcatgctaaaggAACACCCTTCTGCCTGAAGTAAACATCAGTTTACATATTTGCAATGATAAACATAGTTATCTGGATAGTTGACATAAACGGTAACGTTGACGTTATTGCTCCCCTCACATTAGGCTAGCTGCTACTTACCAGCATCATCTTCACTTCGACTGACCGCCACAAAGTGTGCTATGCCCAGCAACACAATGAATAACAATGTGATCTTTTTCATCCTCAACGGGAGACGTTCTCATACAACAGTCAACCTATGGACAAAGAATTCAGTCAATTGGACCTGATAAGAAGAATGATATTGTTTCCTGCGCTAACGTTAGTAGCCAAGCTGTATAATGAAGGTAACTTACCTCAATCTCGAACAACGTTTTTATGCAAGTTAACTTGTCTGACTTGCCATCCTGTCATTGGCTTATTCCTTGACGTTCTATCCAATCGCACCTCGCCACTCAAGTCTGGAAATCAAATACGTTCAAAAGCTCAATTGGTTGGATCAGTGCCGTCGCTCCGATCTGAGATTTCATTGGATGTACATGAACAGGACAGAGACGTGACAGGAAAAGGATGCAAGTTTATCAACGTATCCCAAACCCATGATCCAAACCAAACTTATCAAGCAAGTCCCATGTCCACCCtgtcatgacagtaaaataaagaATCATTTCTTGAAAATGTCTATTTCGCttctgtttttttaaaaatggctgACAGCCATGAAATACAGCTCAATTAAGATTTGGCTTAAACAGCACTATGGAGTTTTGGTCAAAAAATAATGCCTGAAAGagcatacacagatacacaacctTGTAAAACCcaggcatgggcggattatgaacttttgggcccctgggcccagatgtattatgggccccccactaattgtcgtatatgtgggagggggggtttgggggtcctcccccagaatttttttaatttgtttgatgtgatttcctgtattctggtgcattttggggattgccaatactaaattcaatcagattcatagcctacatcctgatttgttgatattgaggcaatgattccatgcaaaggcttgggcttcagggccccctgaccccttgggcccctgggcctgggcccggtaggcccgtgcagtaatccatccctgaaccCAGGCACTGCAAGAAGCTTGCCAATAACTGGTGTCTTTTGGCGACCTAGTCAGCACTTTTGCCATGTGTGCAAGCATAGTGCATATTCTGGATGACAGGTGAGAGAGGCACATATGTTTATCTGTCCTGCATATGACCATGTACCatcaaaatacatttaaaaatgaaaactaGGGTAATTCTTGAGCAAATACTCAAAAAAGTGTCAAATTGCATAAAAGCAATTCACACAGATTATAACGTTTCTGTATCAGACTAAATTAAAACATTATCATTTTTGTCAACAAATGAATTACAAAGCATGAATTGTACAGCAGAAAAGTTTATTGATATTAGGCCTATATTACAGCAACAATGTGTCAAGTTTTGGTAAAAACTTAAAAGATTTGTCCAAAGTGAGCTAGGCTATGCATAGTTGATCAAGGCtgctgtagcctaggctatgacaAAGATGCTAAACACAATTTTGCAATATCAGTCCATCTGTAGCATGTCTCCAGTGAAAGCACTCATTTGACCACTTTCATGTTTGTCCGACTGCTTGATTGGTGGCATCATGATGTCATCTGTAGGTGGGTAGTCCTGCAGTGAGACCTTAAACATAGCAAGCAGGTTAAGTATGACCCATATAACCTAAGGATGTGTTCATTGAATcaatatacaaataaataaacgcaAATCTGCATTTATATTTACTTCTGATTCAAAGTTGCTGTTCCACCCAGACAGCAAAGACACAGGGCTCTCGGACGCTGGGTCTTTACTGGGTAAGGTATGGTGAAGGCTGTTGGAGAAAGCACTGAGCTTGAACAAAAGTTCATCCACAAGGTCTTCAAACTCCTCCAAACTGAAGGTCTGTGAACAACAAAAAGGTTTATTTGGAAAATACACCATGGACTTCTAACCATAGCTCAATTATGGAGAGAGTGCATTCTGCAGTATGAGCCATAATCATTATATTTCCAATCAAGTAAGCCCTTTAAACATGTACTAAAAACTAACTTACATTTATAAAATGATGATCTTCTGACCAGTTTGTTCTACCTTGTCCAACAAGGGCGGACATCTTATTTGTTATGTAGTGTCCAAGCTCAGACATAGTAAGACGTTGTTTCCTCCTTATAGTTCTCTTGTTCGTGTTTACAAGTGAGGTTACCATTCCCTTTATCTGTGAATATaattacatacacaaaaatgtGTCCATTTGCTGTAAAGTTTAAGAACTTGTGAGTTAAGTTGACATGAGCATAACTGATGTATCAATTGTAACAAATCTGACCAGAGTCTGAGTCTGAATGAACGTACCACTGCAGTCCATGCCCAGCTGACAACACAAACTAAAGACCCAAGGAAGAGAAGGCCGTAGATGCAGCCAGAGCACTTCCACTCAAACCACTTCTTCCACCCTCTGGGTCCAATGGTGTACGCCAGCACAGCTGTAACAGATCTGAGCAGACTACTGTAGGCATGGGAGGAGTGGTGGAGAAGAAGGGTGCCCATGGAGGACAGGGCCATTACGAGGATGGCTCCTGCCATCTAGAACAGTGTGTGTTGCCACATGGCACAGGAATTAAAAGCATTGAAGTGAATTTACCACAGAAATATAATTATGCAGTCCTGTATATACTGTTTATCTTTACCGATTTGTTTTCACTTTAATCATTCGAAGTATGTGTatattgtaagtcgctttgcATAAAAGCatcaaaatgtaaatgtaactaAGAGAGCAATGCTTTTATCCTCCTCAGTTGTTATGGAATAGAGGTTTGCATTGCACATGTCGTAAGGCATTCCCATTCTCTTTTATTTCAATTTTGAAAATGATTTACCATTGGCCAGGTTAGGTTGGAGAGCACAGTCTTCAGAGCGTGCACAGGCAAACACATGGCTTCATGCATCCCCAGAATAAAAAGGCTTTTGAGCAAGAAGAGAAAGGAAACGACTCCATGAAGGGATACGGTCAGCTGTAAATGAACACGACACAGTGGAGGAAGTCATTGAGTACCGTGATCATATGCAAGGGCTCGCATCGCTGTGAGCTCTATCAATCTTATTCTCATACCTCCTCCCAAAATGTGATGTTTTCCAAATCAATGAACACTTTGAAGTCCTCCCTCAACATTTGGTCGATTTTTTCTGACTTCAGTGTAAAGTGATAAGCAAAACAAATATAATAAAGAATGCTCATCATAATTATGCTTCCCTGTAGAGGATAAGAACAGATAGTTTAGAGAGCTTGTGCAAAAATAATTACCATCAAAATATTCTATTAAAGTAAAGTACCCTATTTCAGAGAGCATCACTCACCTCAAGCCAATTTCTCAGGTCTAAACAGTAAGGGAGCAGTCCATTCTGACAGATGATCCATATTTGGAAAATCATTTGAGCCATCACGATCAAGAAGAAGAGCAACTGTTGACAAGAATGTGCTAAATTtaataaaagaaaatatttaaCTTTTATAGTATCACACATGGTAGACACACACTTAAAGTACACATTttatattaacatatatttaacattttaccctaatattttatatatcaacattttaaaacTCACAATGCAGTTGTATTAAGTGGAATACTGCAATTCAGTCTTTCAGGAAATTGTTCCAATGGAaatgggttaaaaaaaaaaaactttccacCTCCCCATAATAGTGAGCTGTGACTGTATATCAAACACATTTGACCGGGCAGAGATAAGATAAGAGGCCTCACTTCAGCGGTCACTCTGGCACAGTCAAGGGCACCCGTGGACAGGAGCAGTCTGGTGGACTCCACGCCAGCTCTGAGCCGAAGGACCCCAGCGAGGCCCCACTCCGCCTGCAGAGTGACCGTGCTGAAGAAGCCGCTGGGTGGGTGGTACAGGACGAACTGAGCGGCCACTGCACGCGTGTGCTGACCGAGCCAGTCCGAGGCTTTCAAATGAGTAAGAGTGGCGCGAGCTGCGGACCTAAACAGACCAGGGAGGGAGCAGTTAGGAAGGAAACGATTTGGAGCAAATTCAAAAATGTTACCCAGGATAGaatcttgtaaaaaaaaaaaatcaagtttAAACTTTATAATTTGTCCATGACATGAAAGTATACGTGACACATTTTTGACAATATAATTTACTTTAATGGACAGAAAAATAACAATACTCAAAAGTCCATTTGGATACTGTTTATTTTCTGACCGTGTTTGTCCAAGGCTCACAGTGCTCTGTGTCCTGGCATCACATCCAGTCTTTCCAAACAAGTTTTGGCTGTTTGAAGTGATGACAAATTCTCCCAACTTTGAATACATCTCCTGTAGGAAGAGAAATTTACTTTAATAAGATACTATAAAAATATTCATATATAGTCCCATAAACATTTTTGCCTACACTAACTTATAAACAATCTTTTGAATTACAttaagcagacacttcttgaccaaagtgacttacatatgtcagctatattacaagggatcacattgtccccggagcaacttggggttaagtgccttgctcaagggcacaacggtggaagccgggaattgaaccgacccAGCCGAccctagcccagctccttaaccactacactaccaccgccctaatTACAATTACAATAGATACAAAGCCATTAGTGTTAAACAAAGAGCCCACTATGAATAAATCAGGTTAGCAGGTATGTTTCTACATATAAAATAATCAGGTTAGCAGGTACGTTTCTACGTATAAAATAATCAGGTTAGCAGATACGTTTCTACGTATAAAATAATCAGGTTAGCAGATACGTTTCTACGTATAAAATAATCAGGTTAGCAGATACATAGCAGACAGCGTACGTTTCtcactgtctctgtttttttcaGAATCAGTTCACCAATGAGGATGTTCGCTTCCACCACAGTTTGCCACTGCAAAACAAATCAGTGGTACAGATGGATCATCACTTTCAAAAACAGGTCAGATGTCTGTGTGGTCATGAAGTGGATTTATGTACTTCTATTCCTGAAAAGCTTCAAACTTTACTCTGTTTTCTCTGGAGGCGCTGTCGCTCCAGGGACTCTTATACAACTCTGCCAGCAGCACACTTGAGGTCCAGTTCCACCACTCCTGGTGGTCTCTTATGCTTTGGAAATGCTCATAAGGGCCTCTGAAATCCATCATGTAGAACAAAGAATACAATAATTGCTTTGCTTCTATGTGATCCaagcaacatactgtacatatttccGTAAAATAAGCATTTTTAACTTGCCCTTGTACCTTCTGAGCTGTGTCTTGATGGCTTGAGTCAATCGGTACTTATTGTTGCATGATTTTCCATGTGCCACAAATAACAGCAGGACTAGCATGGCCACGTAGAGTGACACCTCACTGTAAATTCAAACACATGACATTGCTAGAGTTCAACAGCACTTCCACATGAGCACTCTTTACTTCAGCTAGTGAATACTGAAGGTCAATTATTTTCCCGTAAAGCACCCCACTTGTGGTAATAGGTTTAATAATTGATATAGTGAGATGTTACTGCATTATTGATTAACTGAGAGGTGAAGTAGTGACCTGAGGAATCTGCGTATGAGAGTGGTTTTCCTCAGACGCTTGAAAGTGCGTCTCAGCAGATCTGGACTCGGAGGACGCGCGAGGCGCAGGTACCGAACCCTCTGGCGAGCCTGTACTACCTGTCAGTCCAACAGACAACAGACAGCGGTGTTATGAAGACTATTATATAACTTACTTAATATGTCTACTGACTTTTTCAGCAAATACAAAAGCATCACACTCACTGGCTCACTCAGCACTTTTACCACAGTGTGTATTGCACAGatgcaggaagtgaggtaatacCACAGTATGTATTGCACAGATACAGGAAGTCGGTAATACCACAGTATGTATTGCACAGatgcaggaagtgaggtaatacCACAGTATGTATTGCACAGatgcaggaagtgaggtaatacCACAGTGTGTATTGCACAGATGCAGGAAGTCGGTAATACCACAGTATGTATTGCACAGatgcaggaagtgaggtaatacCACAGTATGTATTGCACAGatgcaggaagtgaggtaatacCGTGTCAAAGTATGTGGATCTGGTCATAGACTGGTTATGAAGACCGAGCACTGAGGACCTTCCGCTTTGCATCCAGTATTTATGTGCTTCCACAATAGACTTGGTCTGACTTGAGACATCGAAGAAATCACTTCTGTTACGCCACCACATAGATACAACAACAGCCACCATGAAGATCTGTATCACAAAGTAAACAAAATCAGTTGAAGACAGCAAAACATGGGGACAAACATTGAAGATATCAATGCTGAGAAGACTCTTCAAATCcatagaaaaaaatattaaactaATTAATATCAGTTAAAAACAGTGACTGATAACTGATAAAACATAAAACGTTTTGTTCTTTCAACATTGCGATGATTTCAAACTGTACCAGCGCTGGGCAGATAACGAAGGCACAGGTGAGGACTGAGAAGAGCAGAGAATATGTCCACAGCAGACTCTTAGTGGGACTGAatctgagaggagagaagggacaAAGCATGTCACAAAACACAGTCATTTCTGGGGTTTGCAAAAATCACATGACCatctattttatatatatatatatatatatatatatatatatatatatatataaaagaacGCACTTGAGACCAAGAATTCCCGTCAGTACTGCAGAggtgacacagagacacaagcaCAGAGACCAGGCCACGTAAAAACACCATCCCAGGACAGGTGGCTTAAAGGAACAGCCTCGCTCTGGGGGAGCAAGCgaacaaaagaaagaatgagCAACATCTGCATTCATCTGGACATAACATCTGCATTAATCTGGACATCTTCTCAAATAAGACAAACCGCCTACTACCTGAAGAGGGGCTGCTTTGAAGGCTGTCTTTGAAGT contains these protein-coding regions:
- the pdia4 gene encoding protein disulfide-isomerase A4, producing the protein MKKITLLFIVLLGIAHFVAVSRSEDDADSVEDIGEEGDDGDDDDDDDEDSTEVKDENGVLILTDSNFDTFITDKDTVLVEFYAPWCGHCKQFVSEYEKIAQTLKENDPPIPVAKVDATKESSLGSRFEVSGYPTFKILKKGETVDYDGDRSQEAIVARVKEVAQPDWKPPPEATLVLTKDNFDEVVNNADIILVEFYAPWCGHCKRLAPEYEKAAKELSTRTPPIPLAKVDATVEPELATKYDVSGYPTLKIFRKGKPFEYNGPRENFGIVDYMSDQAGPPSKQIQSLKQVQELVKDGDDAIIVGVFSSEGDAALEVYMEACNVLRDDYKFRHTFSSDVAKFLKASSGHVVMMQPEKFRSKHEPESKSLAIKDSTSSSEIQDFFKKNVLPLVGHRKKGNDAKRYTKRPLVVVYYGVDFSFDYRKATQFWRSKVLEVAKDFPEYTFAIADEEDYSDELKSLGLSDSGEEVNAVILGDGGKKYAMEPEEFDSEVLRDFVMAFKKGKLKAIVKSQPIPKSNKGPVKVVVGKTFDEIVMDKKKDVLIEFYAPWCGHCKKLEPDYIALGKKYKNEKNLVIAKMDTTANDVPHESYKVEGFPTIYFALSNKKESPIKFEGGKRDVEMLSKFMEEHATKLSQKDEL